Proteins encoded in a region of the Clostridium butyricum genome:
- a CDS encoding cadherin-like beta sandwich domain-containing protein, translated as MNKNIKKIIAMTLTFCAVSAVCGVKNLNLSGEGTVAAFASDKSSLNLESISLSTGKIDFSSDVTSYKVYYNKAVKNIDIKVSPEGSDKRIRVTINDESVSSDDSYKKNFKLSVGENIFKIKIENRDDESQSKTYTLKAYRGTDENDQEIEQDLYIDYLTINGKEMSLSKDKKVYDYKVDKDVKEAKIVIEPDQKYYTVKIGDDTYEGEESIKKTFTLTEGKNEIKIKLTDGEDEEKKQRTYTLNIYRGVDIPTSSTTTNNTTSTGNSSTNTGNNTGTNNSTSTGTTNSSSSTTNTVSNSGKWQQNSAGKWYYVDSNGNAAKNKWFFVQGDGTMATGWVSFGGNWYYLNDDGTMATEWLNNGGKWYYLGSDGAMKTGWVQLSGNWYYLYSDGSMASNTTIDSYKLGSDGAWIK; from the coding sequence ATGAACAAGAATATAAAAAAAATTATTGCAATGACTCTTACTTTTTGTGCTGTTTCAGCAGTATGTGGTGTTAAAAATTTAAATTTATCAGGGGAAGGAACTGTTGCTGCTTTTGCTTCAGATAAGAGCAGTTTAAATCTTGAATCTATTTCATTAAGTACTGGTAAAATAGATTTCTCATCAGATGTTACTTCTTATAAGGTATATTACAATAAAGCTGTTAAAAATATAGATATAAAAGTATCTCCAGAAGGCAGTGATAAAAGAATCAGAGTTACAATAAATGATGAAAGTGTTTCTTCTGATGACAGCTATAAAAAAAATTTTAAGTTAAGTGTTGGAGAAAATATCTTTAAAATAAAGATTGAAAACAGAGATGATGAATCACAAAGTAAAACTTATACATTAAAAGCTTATAGAGGAACAGATGAAAATGATCAGGAAATTGAACAAGATCTTTACATTGATTACCTTACAATAAATGGTAAAGAAATGAGTTTATCTAAAGATAAGAAAGTTTATGACTATAAAGTGGACAAAGATGTTAAAGAAGCAAAAATTGTAATTGAACCAGATCAGAAGTATTATACAGTGAAAATAGGTGATGATACTTATGAAGGTGAAGAAAGTATAAAGAAAACATTTACCTTGACTGAAGGTAAAAATGAAATAAAAATAAAACTTACAGATGGTGAAGATGAAGAAAAGAAACAAAGAACATATACTTTAAATATATATAGAGGTGTTGATATTCCAACATCAAGTACAACAACCAATAATACTACAAGTACAGGAAATAGTAGTACAAACACAGGCAATAATACAGGTACTAATAATTCAACTTCTACAGGAACAACAAATTCATCAAGTTCAACAACAAATACAGTATCAAATTCAGGAAAGTGGCAACAGAATTCAGCAGGAAAATGGTACTATGTTGATTCAAATGGAAATGCAGCTAAAAATAAATGGTTCTTTGTTCAAGGCGATGGAACAATGGCAACAGGATGGGTTAGCTTTGGTGGAAACTGGTATTACTTAAATGATGATGGAACAATGGCTACTGAATGGTTAAATAATGGTGGCAAATGGTATTATCTTGGTAGTGATGGAGCTATGAAAACAGGATGGGTACAACTAAGTGGAAATTGGTATTATTTATATTCAGATGGATCAATGGCAAGCAATACAACTATTGATAGCTATAAATTAGGTTCAGATGGAGCATGGATCAAATAA
- a CDS encoding N-acetylmuramoyl-L-alanine amidase family protein gives MRKSFNKAATLLLSLAIMNVIFPVNAAEKKQYETNIEVENNKLQVDDEGNAVLELVCDSNSGFVKNNGKTEFYDVSGRQAKSSWINISGKWYYFDLNGIMVTGWQRISNKWYYFLEDGSKVTGWIMDEGHWYYLGEDGMMKSLQWVNIDGSWYYFNEKGIMEKDTIIDGFKINSNGISELKL, from the coding sequence ATGAGAAAATCTTTTAATAAAGCAGCAACATTACTTTTATCATTAGCAATTATGAATGTTATTTTTCCAGTTAATGCTGCTGAAAAAAAACAATATGAAACAAATATTGAAGTTGAAAATAATAAGTTACAAGTAGATGATGAAGGAAATGCTGTACTTGAACTAGTATGTGATAGTAATTCAGGATTTGTAAAGAATAATGGAAAAACTGAATTTTATGATGTTTCAGGAAGACAAGCTAAATCATCGTGGATAAATATTAGTGGAAAGTGGTACTATTTTGATTTGAACGGAATAATGGTAACAGGATGGCAACGTATATCAAATAAATGGTACTATTTTTTAGAAGATGGATCTAAAGTTACAGGATGGATTATGGATGAAGGTCATTGGTATTACTTAGGTGAAGATGGTATGATGAAAAGTTTGCAATGGGTAAATATTGATGGTAGTTGGTATTATTTTAATGAAAAAGGAATTATGGAAAAGGATACTATTATTGATGGTTTTAAGATAAATAGTAATGGAATTTCAGAATTAAAATTATAG
- a CDS encoding N-acetylmuramoyl-L-alanine amidase family protein: MFRRSSKLTAILVAAAAVVSIVPATAAERLGTKDGNIENATAFEGGYIYDGYRTDDDDTALYYNNGTKDVNADKDEDYDTYDLSRYGKKYATVKDGSDQYLVDLSNGKIDDEETLDDKLENAKNKLKSKINKVDRYEKFDAFVSNDKYDKDKDDQNYVVKVLDDKYGDVWYKYKAKGDNDAEDRTTGSAVGYYLGFTNDSGQYIDVTQTANMYVYDKKEHKTVKVEEYGKKSGENNIIVRLDDVDILTQDKDYIYTVAKVTVDGDTQYFFQKISKEQGDKKDGAYLPKNVSSYQLDNETLYDDGDMHTAYKVLVQKNDDIKEDGTKAGHETVNVEVSGGMVYVTTVSKGNDENANVKIYKLKFKKDKINAKDKTKNVDTSVIKKDGDGDHDTVSRNNTDKGDVYSIDANGNTWILDKGKIYKVDGTDFKEVYTVDRSLNKLDVYDENNLIAWDSEGEVYTTVSEGKKQTEADAGVDEDKKDETPVVKAGWDKNADGTWTFYKDGAKATGWLNDKGTWYYLDAAGTMKTGWVQAGAWYYLNASGAMQTGWVNDNGTWYYCNGSGAMQTGWLLDGSTWYYLNANGSMAANTTVDGYVLGANGAWVK; the protein is encoded by the coding sequence ATGTTTAGAAGATCAAGCAAGTTAACAGCTATTTTAGTAGCAGCAGCGGCTGTTGTTTCAATAGTACCAGCTACTGCAGCAGAAAGATTAGGAACTAAGGACGGTAATATTGAAAATGCAACTGCTTTTGAAGGTGGATATATTTACGATGGTTACAGAACTGATGATGATGATACAGCACTTTATTACAATAATGGAACTAAAGATGTAAATGCAGATAAAGATGAAGATTACGATACTTATGATTTAAGTAGATATGGGAAAAAATATGCAACTGTTAAAGATGGTAGTGATCAATATTTAGTAGATTTATCAAATGGTAAAATTGATGATGAAGAAACTTTAGATGATAAATTAGAAAATGCTAAAAATAAATTAAAGAGCAAGATAAATAAAGTAGATAGATATGAAAAATTTGATGCATTCGTATCAAATGATAAATATGATAAAGATAAAGATGATCAAAACTATGTTGTAAAAGTACTTGATGATAAATACGGAGACGTATGGTATAAGTATAAAGCTAAGGGTGATAATGATGCAGAAGATAGAACAACTGGTTCAGCAGTAGGATATTATCTTGGATTTACTAATGATTCAGGTCAATATATAGATGTAACACAAACTGCTAATATGTATGTCTATGATAAAAAAGAACATAAAACAGTAAAAGTTGAAGAATATGGTAAAAAATCTGGAGAAAATAATATCATAGTAAGATTAGATGATGTTGATATATTAACTCAAGATAAAGATTACATCTATACAGTAGCAAAAGTAACTGTTGATGGAGATACACAATATTTCTTCCAAAAAATTTCTAAAGAACAAGGTGACAAGAAAGATGGTGCTTATCTACCAAAAAATGTATCATCTTATCAATTAGATAATGAAACACTTTATGATGATGGTGATATGCACACTGCATATAAAGTATTAGTACAGAAAAATGATGACATAAAAGAAGATGGAACTAAAGCAGGACATGAAACTGTTAATGTTGAAGTAAGTGGTGGTATGGTATATGTAACTACTGTTAGTAAGGGTAATGACGAAAATGCCAATGTTAAAATTTATAAACTAAAGTTTAAAAAAGATAAGATTAATGCAAAAGATAAGACAAAGAATGTAGATACATCTGTAATTAAAAAAGATGGAGATGGAGATCACGACACAGTTTCAAGAAACAACACAGATAAGGGTGATGTTTACTCTATTGATGCTAATGGTAATACATGGATTTTAGATAAAGGTAAGATATATAAAGTTGATGGAACAGACTTTAAAGAAGTTTATACTGTTGATAGATCTCTTAATAAGTTAGATGTATATGATGAAAACAACTTAATTGCTTGGGATTCAGAAGGTGAGGTTTATACAACAGTTTCAGAAGGTAAAAAGCAAACAGAAGCAGATGCTGGAGTTGACGAAGATAAGAAAGACGAAACACCAGTAGTTAAAGCTGGATGGGACAAGAACGCTGATGGAACTTGGACATTCTACAAAGATGGAGCTAAAGCTACAGGTTGGTTAAACGATAAGGGAACTTGGTACTACTTAGATGCAGCTGGAACAATGAAAACTGGTTGGGTACAAGCTGGAGCTTGGTACTACTTAAATGCATCAGGAGCAATGCAAACAGGTTGGGTTAATGATAACGGAACTTGGTACTACTGCAATGGATCAGGAGCAATGCAAACTGGTTGGTTATTAGATGGATCAACTTGGTACTACTTAAATGCTAACGGATCAATGGCTGCAAACACAACTGTTGATGGTTATGTTTTAGGTGCTAACGGAGCTTGGGTTAAATAA
- a CDS encoding N-acetylmuramoyl-L-alanine amidase family protein, which yields MNKRIKKIIALTVAFSAVTTIAPKTFLGLTSKPAYAASYTARNGELTSLVIKSTNGDKLSLKDGYNGDTVKLSDEKEYFIKLTDDSEGIVINAEAKGSDRIVRIFLTDDSDATAYKPGDKLYLGKGNTTVYVRTYASLSDFRQAKDKDKDVSICEEEYEVNVKKTTGSSYEDTTQDPVYLKDLSLNKGDITFLKQRTSYNIKVASSVNEIKITAEPEDDSSRVRIDGSLVDEDDNYRKTISLDKGKNEIKIKVTDDKDNQRVYTLNITRGSSSDGDSQGDVYLSSLELDEADLDFEEDKTSYEVDVDEDVSKILVTAEPEDEEYLVTINGSEVNSGDEYEKKVSLSKGKNTITVVVEDEVEDAKRTYKVTVNRGTVKDDEDDKEDTDDKNDNSSDDKNSVGWVKVDNDWKYRGEDGKFYVNKWLYDKEQGVYCYLKADGFRATGWLQEGGNWYLLDSKGAMLTGWQYTGGQWYYLQSSGAMKTGWLKEEKTVTVEDTSTATDKKEDEKTSTSVSTNKTDTSKTDDKKEDTTAKTKKVETWYYLQANGTMKTGWLLDNDKWYYMNLSGAMQTGWVIDNNSKYYLDQSGVMATGTKTIDGKEYKFTTSGALIS from the coding sequence ATGAATAAAAGGATAAAAAAAATAATAGCACTTACTGTAGCTTTTAGTGCTGTTACGACAATTGCGCCAAAGACTTTTTTAGGATTGACATCTAAGCCAGCTTATGCAGCAAGCTACACTGCAAGAAATGGAGAACTAACTTCTTTAGTTATTAAATCAACAAATGGAGACAAGCTTAGCCTTAAAGATGGCTATAATGGAGATACAGTTAAATTAAGTGATGAGAAGGAATACTTCATAAAGCTTACAGATGACAGCGAAGGAATAGTAATAAATGCTGAAGCTAAAGGTTCTGATCGTATAGTAAGAATATTCCTTACAGATGATAGTGATGCAACAGCATATAAGCCTGGAGATAAATTATATTTAGGTAAAGGTAATACTACTGTTTATGTAAGAACATATGCTTCTTTATCTGATTTCAGACAAGCAAAAGATAAAGATAAGGATGTATCTATCTGTGAAGAAGAATATGAAGTAAATGTTAAAAAGACTACAGGAAGTTCTTATGAGGACACAACTCAAGATCCTGTATACTTAAAAGATTTGTCTTTAAATAAAGGAGACATAACTTTCTTAAAGCAAAGAACAAGTTACAATATAAAAGTTGCATCATCTGTAAATGAAATTAAAATAACAGCAGAACCAGAAGATGACAGCTCAAGAGTAAGAATTGATGGAAGTCTTGTTGATGAAGATGATAATTATAGAAAGACTATATCTTTAGATAAAGGTAAAAATGAAATAAAGATAAAAGTTACAGATGATAAGGACAATCAAAGGGTTTATACATTAAACATAACAAGAGGAAGTTCATCAGATGGAGACAGCCAAGGTGATGTTTACTTAAGCAGCCTTGAACTTGATGAAGCTGATTTAGATTTTGAAGAAGATAAGACTTCGTATGAAGTTGATGTTGATGAAGATGTAAGTAAAATTCTTGTTACAGCAGAACCAGAAGATGAAGAATATCTTGTAACTATTAATGGTAGTGAAGTAAATTCCGGTGATGAATATGAAAAGAAGGTTTCGTTATCAAAAGGTAAAAATACTATTACAGTAGTTGTTGAAGATGAAGTTGAAGATGCAAAAAGAACTTATAAAGTTACAGTAAACAGAGGAACTGTAAAAGATGACGAAGATGATAAAGAAGATACTGATGATAAGAATGACAATTCATCAGATGACAAGAATAGTGTAGGCTGGGTGAAGGTCGATAATGACTGGAAGTACAGAGGTGAAGACGGAAAGTTCTATGTTAATAAGTGGCTTTATGATAAGGAACAAGGGGTTTACTGTTATCTTAAAGCAGATGGATTTAGAGCAACTGGATGGCTTCAAGAAGGTGGAAACTGGTATCTTTTAGACAGTAAAGGAGCAATGCTTACTGGATGGCAGTATACTGGTGGACAATGGTATTATCTTCAATCAAGCGGAGCAATGAAAACTGGCTGGCTTAAGGAAGAAAAAACTGTAACTGTAGAAGATACATCAACTGCAACTGATAAGAAGGAAGATGAAAAAACTTCAACAAGTGTATCTACAAATAAAACAGATACAAGCAAGACAGATGATAAAAAAGAAGATACTACAGCTAAGACAAAGAAAGTTGAAACATGGTACTACTTACAAGCAAATGGTACAATGAAAACAGGTTGGCTTTTAGATAATGATAAGTGGTATTACATGAACTTAAGCGGAGCTATGCAGACAGGATGGGTAATTGATAATAATTCAAAATATTATCTTGATCAAAGCGGAGTTATGGCTACTGGAACTAAAACTATTGATGGAAAAGAATATAAGTTTACAACTAGTGGAGCTTTAATTAGTTAA
- a CDS encoding N-acetylmuramoyl-L-alanine amidase family protein, with translation MFRRSSKLTAMLVAAAAVVSIVPASASERLGNKDGHISTGIAFDGGYVYDGYRTDDDDAALYYNNGSKDVNVDEDEDYDYDSMTKYGSKYALVYDSNEPYLVDLTTGKIEDDESLQDKYENSQTKLKTALKKTDRYGKSTTEAALTLVDAEVGATGNDAKYVSGKLNDVWYMYTVDKALVDDGSDDAAAAGKLFGFTNESGKYVDASNLANLYVYSPEEDKTVKISEYRDTEKNITAELENLQPIAQDKDYIYAVATVTVTDTNTKKAEATQYFLQKISKEQGDKKDGAYVPKSVTSYQIDGGTIYKDDDMEDANGLFPTTTSVAPVNSDGYNMVNYNVKNGNIIVTGVKADSVKVFTVKLKKAKVDSVEGSEDRDAYVVMQDDDADQDLTDLAEVKVNADKTLEDRANTSLKNSAISIDAEGNTWALDKGKIYKFDGSDFKEMFTCDRSLNSIDVYDENNLIAWDATSGGDVYTTVSEGKKQTEEDAGVEEDKKDETPVVKAGWDKNADGTWAFYKDGAKATGWLNDKGTWYYLDAAGTMKTGWVQAGAWYYLNASGAMQTGWVNDNGTWYYCNGSGAMQTGWLLDGSTWYYLNANGSMAANTTVDGYVLGANGAML, from the coding sequence ATGTTTAGAAGATCAAGCAAATTAACAGCTATGTTAGTAGCTGCTGCTGCTGTTGTTTCAATAGTACCAGCATCTGCTTCAGAAAGATTAGGTAATAAAGACGGACATATTTCAACTGGTATCGCATTTGATGGTGGATATGTTTATGATGGTTACAGAACTGATGATGATGACGCAGCTCTTTACTACAACAATGGTAGCAAAGATGTAAATGTTGATGAAGATGAAGATTATGATTATGATAGTATGACTAAATATGGATCAAAATATGCTCTTGTATATGATTCAAATGAACCATATTTAGTAGATTTAACAACAGGAAAAATTGAAGATGATGAATCATTACAAGATAAATATGAAAATTCGCAAACAAAATTAAAGACTGCATTAAAGAAAACTGATAGATATGGAAAGAGTACAACAGAGGCTGCATTAACTTTAGTTGATGCTGAAGTTGGTGCTACTGGAAATGATGCAAAATATGTTTCGGGAAAATTAAACGATGTTTGGTACATGTACACAGTAGATAAAGCATTAGTTGATGATGGATCAGATGATGCTGCAGCAGCTGGAAAATTATTTGGATTTACAAATGAAAGTGGTAAATATGTTGATGCTTCAAATTTAGCAAATCTTTATGTTTATTCACCAGAAGAAGATAAAACTGTTAAGATTTCAGAATATCGTGATACAGAAAAGAATATTACAGCTGAATTAGAAAATCTTCAACCAATAGCTCAAGATAAGGATTATATTTATGCAGTTGCAACAGTAACAGTAACTGATACTAATACAAAAAAAGCAGAAGCTACTCAATATTTCTTACAAAAAATCTCTAAAGAACAAGGAGATAAGAAAGATGGAGCTTACGTACCAAAAAGTGTAACTTCTTACCAAATTGATGGTGGAACAATATACAAAGATGATGATATGGAAGATGCAAACGGATTATTCCCAACTACAACTTCTGTTGCACCTGTCAATTCTGATGGATACAATATGGTTAATTATAATGTAAAAAATGGTAATATTATAGTTACTGGTGTAAAAGCTGATTCAGTTAAGGTTTTCACAGTTAAGTTAAAGAAAGCTAAAGTAGATTCAGTAGAAGGTTCTGAAGATAGAGATGCATATGTAGTAATGCAAGATGATGATGCAGATCAAGATTTAACTGATTTAGCAGAAGTAAAAGTAAATGCTGATAAAACATTAGAAGATCGTGCTAATACATCACTTAAAAACTCAGCAATTTCTATTGATGCAGAAGGAAATACTTGGGCATTAGATAAAGGTAAGATTTATAAATTTGATGGATCTGACTTTAAAGAAATGTTTACTTGTGATAGATCTCTTAATAGCATAGATGTATATGATGAAAACAACTTAATTGCTTGGGATGCAACTTCAGGCGGTGATGTTTACACAACAGTTTCAGAAGGAAAGAAACAAACAGAAGAAGATGCTGGAGTTGAAGAAGATAAGAAAGATGAAACACCAGTAGTAAAAGCTGGATGGGACAAGAACGCTGATGGAACTTGGGCATTCTACAAAGATGGAGCTAAAGCTACAGGTTGGTTAAACGATAAGGGAACTTGGTACTACTTAGATGCAGCTGGAACAATGAAAACTGGTTGGGTACAAGCTGGAGCTTGGTACTACTTAAATGCATCAGGAGCAATGCAAACAGGTTGGGTTAATGATAACGGAACTTGGTACTACTGCAATGGATCAGGAGCAATGCAAACTGGTTGGTTATTAGATGGATCAACTTGGTACTACTTAAATGCTAACGGATCAATGGCTGCAAACACAACTGTTGATGGTTATGTTTTAGGTGCTAACGGAGCTATGCTTTAA
- a CDS encoding N-acetylmuramoyl-L-alanine amidase family protein: MLRKSTKVAALLVAAASITSIMPASAAERLGTKDGTVTRGFAYADGKYLYDGYRTDDDDAAIYFNDGKKDKQIDDYDDYDMNEDEKIFYGTKYVQVEDDGDHYLLDLSTGKIDDDESVEDKKDNAKSKLYTNLKKADRYSEAKNVTGGKDKGIVAFNQILEGKRGDVWYQYTALGDTTSAGVKVEATTSAAINYAEGVIRTGFTNETGSKYIDITHEANIYALVRSGKDEEKLKTTKLSEYDKENNGVEAKFLGTEAIAQDNDYIYAITTVQLTYLEGYAPNDTIKNNNNKTTQIFLQKIAKAQGDKEDGAYIPKSITSYQLDAGDLYKDDDVTEASEVIGATEYKNYKIVNYEVKNSTLYATGVKSDNVKVWAIKLKKAKIDTSLTKDVDTYVAIKDDDFDQDIVNENAYAIDVDGNIWALDKGKVYKLNGSDFKEMYTCDRALDKLDVYDDNNLMIWETDGDVYTNVAEGKKQTDEDAGVTDEDKNPTTPTVGWNQNANGTWSFYDATGAQMKASWVNLGGTWYYLKADGVMATGWLLEGGNWYFLNPVSNGYLGAMKTGWIQDNGTWYYLNASGAMKTGWFQDTNGTWYFLKSNGAMAANEYIDGYYLGSNGAWVR; this comes from the coding sequence ATGTTAAGAAAGTCAACTAAAGTTGCAGCTTTATTAGTAGCTGCTGCTTCTATAACATCAATTATGCCAGCTAGTGCAGCTGAAAGATTAGGAACAAAGGATGGTACTGTAACAAGAGGATTTGCTTATGCAGATGGTAAGTACTTATATGATGGATATAGAACTGATGATGATGATGCCGCTATTTATTTTAATGACGGTAAGAAGGACAAGCAAATAGATGATTATGATGATTACGATATGAATGAAGATGAAAAAATCTTCTATGGAACAAAATATGTACAAGTTGAAGATGATGGAGATCATTACTTACTTGACTTATCAACAGGAAAAATTGATGATGATGAATCTGTTGAAGATAAGAAAGATAATGCTAAATCAAAGCTTTATACAAATTTAAAGAAGGCTGACAGATATTCAGAAGCTAAAAATGTTACAGGTGGAAAAGATAAAGGAATTGTAGCTTTCAATCAAATATTAGAAGGTAAAAGAGGAGATGTTTGGTATCAATACACTGCTTTAGGTGATACTACAAGTGCAGGAGTAAAAGTTGAAGCAACTACTTCAGCAGCTATAAATTATGCTGAAGGTGTTATACGTACTGGTTTTACAAATGAAACAGGTTCTAAATATATTGATATAACACATGAAGCTAATATATATGCACTTGTAAGAAGTGGAAAAGATGAAGAAAAATTAAAAACTACTAAGCTAAGTGAATATGATAAAGAAAATAATGGTGTTGAAGCAAAATTCTTAGGAACAGAAGCGATTGCTCAAGATAATGATTATATTTATGCAATTACAACTGTACAATTAACATATTTAGAAGGATATGCACCAAATGATACTATTAAAAACAATAATAATAAGACAACACAAATTTTCTTACAAAAAATTGCAAAGGCTCAAGGAGATAAAGAAGATGGGGCTTATATTCCAAAGAGTATAACTTCATATCAATTAGATGCAGGAGACCTTTATAAGGATGATGATGTAACTGAAGCATCAGAAGTAATAGGTGCAACAGAATACAAAAATTATAAAATAGTTAATTATGAAGTTAAGAATTCAACTTTATATGCAACTGGTGTTAAGAGTGATAATGTAAAAGTATGGGCTATAAAGCTTAAAAAAGCAAAAATAGATACATCTTTAACTAAAGATGTTGATACTTATGTAGCAATTAAAGATGATGATTTCGATCAAGATATTGTAAATGAAAATGCATACGCAATTGATGTGGATGGAAATATTTGGGCTTTAGATAAGGGTAAGGTATACAAATTAAATGGAAGTGATTTCAAAGAAATGTATACTTGTGATAGAGCTTTAGATAAATTAGATGTATATGATGACAATAACTTAATGATCTGGGAAACTGATGGAGATGTATACACTAATGTAGCTGAAGGTAAGAAGCAAACAGATGAAGATGCTGGTGTTACTGATGAAGATAAGAACCCAACAACTCCAACAGTAGGGTGGAATCAAAATGCTAATGGAACTTGGTCATTCTACGATGCAACTGGTGCTCAAATGAAAGCTAGCTGGGTTAACCTTGGTGGAACTTGGTACTACTTAAAGGCTGATGGTGTTATGGCTACAGGGTGGTTATTAGAAGGTGGTAACTGGTACTTCTTAAATCCAGTATCTAATGGATACTTAGGAGCTATGAAGACTGGTTGGATCCAAGATAATGGAACTTGGTACTACTTAAATGCATCCGGAGCTATGAAGACTGGTTGGTTCCAAGATACTAACGGAACTTGGTACTTCTTAAAATCAAATGGTGCTATGGCTGCCAATGAATATATTGATGGATATTATTTAGGATCTAACGGAGCTTGGGTTAGATAA
- a CDS encoding N-acetylmuramoyl-L-alanine amidase family protein translates to MNKNLKKVIALTLAVNAIALIEPAKEISIFTETAHAAKYDDPLLSDLKVSGYDVDFDKETYSYSIKVDKDVDQITVTAKPEDSAYEVSVNGDDAKEDDKYKVKVDVKQGKSTITIRVKDEEHDLKTTYELEVIRGSASYGEDLDEDDVYLDNITLSAGKINFSSKVTEYTVSVDDSVRYLDIKAKPMDSDEEYVEINGEEAEEDDDYEQTVTLKDGKNKITIRIENSEKSKKYILNVYKGVEPPKKDDSDEDEVKEDSNNNNQNSNNNSSQYKNQWVTTQGIWLYYDENGNMMKNQWFNDVNAKKSYFLNENGVMVTGWLQKDGNWYYLNEDGSKHIGWKFVMGLWYYLDGEGVMKTGWIQDANGKWYYLNSNGAMASNTTIGGYKLGADGAWIK, encoded by the coding sequence ATGAACAAGAATTTAAAAAAGGTAATTGCCCTTACTTTAGCAGTAAACGCAATTGCATTAATAGAACCTGCAAAGGAAATTAGTATTTTTACAGAAACTGCTCATGCAGCAAAATATGATGATCCTCTTTTAAGTGATTTAAAAGTAAGTGGCTATGATGTAGATTTTGATAAAGAAACTTATTCATATAGTATAAAAGTGGACAAGGATGTTGATCAAATTACAGTTACAGCAAAACCTGAGGATTCAGCATATGAGGTTAGTGTTAATGGTGATGACGCAAAAGAAGATGATAAATATAAGGTTAAAGTTGATGTTAAGCAAGGAAAAAGCACAATTACAATAAGGGTAAAAGATGAAGAACATGATTTAAAGACAACTTATGAACTTGAAGTTATAAGAGGTTCAGCAAGCTATGGAGAAGATCTTGATGAAGATGATGTTTATTTAGATAATATCACTTTAAGTGCTGGAAAAATTAATTTTTCAAGTAAGGTAACTGAATATACAGTAAGTGTAGATGATAGTGTAAGATATCTTGATATTAAGGCAAAACCAATGGATTCAGATGAAGAGTATGTTGAAATTAATGGTGAAGAAGCAGAAGAAGATGATGATTACGAACAAACAGTAACTTTAAAAGATGGTAAAAATAAAATTACTATAAGAATTGAGAATTCAGAAAAATCAAAGAAATATATTTTAAATGTATATAAAGGGGTTGAACCTCCGAAAAAAGATGATTCTGATGAAGATGAAGTAAAAGAAGATAGCAATAATAACAACCAAAATTCAAATAATAACTCATCTCAGTATAAGAACCAGTGGGTAACTACACAAGGAATATGGCTTTATTATGATGAGAATGGAAATATGATGAAAAATCAATGGTTTAACGATGTTAATGCTAAAAAATCATATTTCTTAAATGAAAATGGAGTTATGGTAACTGGATGGCTTCAGAAGGATGGTAATTGGTATTATCTAAATGAAGATGGTTCAAAACATATAGGATGGAAATTTGTCATGGGATTATGGTATTACTTAGATGGTGAAGGAGTAATGAAGACAGGATGGATTCAGGACGCTAATGGTAAATGGTACTATTTAAATAGTAATGGTGCGATGGCTTCTAATACAACTATTGGAGGCTATAAGCTTGGAGCTGATGGAGCTTGGATTAAGTAA